The Desulfonatronum thiodismutans nucleotide sequence AAGGGAATGCATCCTCGCAACCGGCCGAAAAACCTTCACCCCTTACCCAGGCATCACCTCCATATGGCCCAGCAGCATCTTCTGATCATTGACGACGAAGTGGACATGCTCCAAGGATTGAGCCGCGTTCTCTCTTTTGAATTGGACAGCGTCTCCGTGGTCACAGCATCCAGTCCAGCCGAAGCGCTGGAACTGATCGGCACGCGCACCTTTGAGCTGATTCTGCTGGATATCCGGATGCCGGAAATGAACGGAATGGATCTGCTCGCCCGGATTCGTGAGACGGACCCCAACGTCACCGTGATCATGATGACCGCCTACGGCAGCATTGAAACTGCAGTGGAAGCCATTCGGCAGGGGGCCTACGACTTCGTGACCAAACCCTTTGAAATCCTAGATCTGCTGCGGGTGCTGCGCAAAGGCCTGGAACGCGGTCGACTGATCCGCGAAAACCTGAGCCTGCGGGCCAAGGTTTCAGAGCAAAACTCGTTCGCGAACTTCGTCGGCCAGACCGCGCCCATGCGCCGACTCTACGACACCATCCAGGCTTTGGCCCACACCAACTATACCGTGCTCATCCGCGGCCAAAGCGGTACGGGCAAGGAGTTGGTCGCCCGGGCCATCCACGACTTGAGCAAACGCAAATCCCGCCCCTTTCTCGCGGTGAACTGCCCGGCCATCCCGGAGCAACTCCTGGAGAGCGAGTTGTTCGGACACAAGAAAGGGGCGTTTACCGGAGCGGATACGGACTATGTCGGACTTTTCGAGGAAGCTGACGGCTCGACCCTGCTCCTGGATGAAATCGGAGACATTCCCGTCACCCTGCAAACCAAGTTGCTGCGCGTGCTCCAGGAGCAGGAACTGCGGCCTTTGGGCGGGGTCAAGAGCAAGAGGATCAACGTGCGCATCCTGGC carries:
- a CDS encoding sigma-54-dependent transcriptional regulator encodes the protein MAQQHLLIIDDEVDMLQGLSRVLSFELDSVSVVTASSPAEALELIGTRTFELILLDIRMPEMNGMDLLARIRETDPNVTVIMMTAYGSIETAVEAIRQGAYDFVTKPFEILDLLRVLRKGLERGRLIRENLSLRAKVSEQNSFANFVGQTAPMRRLYDTIQALAHTNYTVLIRGQSGTGKELVARAIHDLSKRKSRPFLAVNCPAIPEQLLESELFGHKKGAFTGADTDYVGLFEEADGSTLLLDEIGDIPVTLQTKLLRVLQEQELRPLGGVKSKRINVRILASTNQDLERKINERTFREDLFYRLNVVTVRTPTLRDIREDIPLLVDHFSKKFCAELEIPAKRFSPAATEELMRRNWPGNIRELQNFVRRMLIFCKDEEIETMHIHAVEHPGASPVQSLVLQYANMTMEPYIEARNRMLEQFTRSYVQNLLFTTNGNISKAAKTAGLSRVAVQKIMRRMGLHSPDFRTTVHSPQ